In the genome of Gadus morhua chromosome 14, gadMor3.0, whole genome shotgun sequence, one region contains:
- the LOC115559293 gene encoding uncharacterized protein LOC115559293: MAIVYLEQEDGKKLHLSGDGRCDTPGFSAKNCHYTFMLDDTKEIIHTELLQVNKRLTLENKNICYYCCCENYYSIQVSIQLYSTEAGSSVAMEPLGFKRGMKEIMGDGLDIEVMTTDRSTSIRTIMREEFPNVQHEFDIWHTAKGLRKKIQRKGAIKGNEILAAWSRSIINHIWFTCATSKGDAEILKCRWQSILHHVCNEHEWTEDDGQTNRCGHHPLTAQEQSKRQWMKRESSAFENLESLVNDKRLLKDLEQMALFKHTGPLEIFHSAMLKYLPKRQGFSFQGMRERGHLACLEHNENFVKRKQATTKTGQPRFNQVFCRRSKQWVVKQIFIPHTTQFIDTLVTSVITRRRNPTILYKVSTSSLALPQPALPPNIAPVPKPPKEAAVAELKRRF; encoded by the exons atGGCCATAGTGTACCTAGAACAGGAGGATGGGAAGAAGCTACACTTGTCAGGGGATGGCCGGTGTGACACCCCAGGTTTCAGTGCCAAAAACTGCCATTACACCTTCATGTTGGACGACACCAAGGAGATTATTCACACAGAACTGCTGCAGGTAAATAAAAGATTAACactggaaaataaaaatatatgttaTTATTGCTGCTGTGAAAATTATTATTCAATTCAAGTAAGTATTCAACTTTATTCTACAGAAGCTGGCAGCTCTGTTGCCATGGAACCACTCGGTTTCAAAAGGGGCATGAAGGAGATCATGGGTGATGGCTTAGATATTGAGGTGATGACCACGGACCGCTCAACATCTATACGCACGATCATGAGGGAAGAATTCCCCAATGTTCAGCATGAGTTTGACATCTGGCATACAGCGAAAG GTTTGAGGAAGAAGATACAGAGGAAAGGAGCAATTAAAGGGAACGAAATTCTTGCTGCATGGAGCAG GTCAATCATAAACCACATTTGGTTTACCTGTGCAACAAGCAAGGGTGATGCAGAG ATACTGAAATGCAGATGGCAGTCCATTCTACACCACGTGTGTAATGAGCATGAATGGACAGAGGATGATGGACAAACAAACCGGTGTGGACATCATCCTCTAACAGCCCAGGAGCAAAGCAAGCGCCAATGGATGAAGAGGGAGTCTTCAGCGTTTGAAAATCTCGAATCGCTGGTAAATGACAAAAGGCTTTTGAAAGACCTGGAACAGATGGCCCTGTTCAAACACACTG GCCCGCTGGAGATCTTTCACAGTGCAATGCTCAAGTACCTCCCAAAAAGGCAGGGATTCTCTTTCCAGGGAATGAGAGAAAGGGGTCATCTTGCATGTTTGGAGCACAATGAAAACTTTGTCAAAAGAAAGCAGGCCACAACCAAGACAG GACAACCACGCTTCAACCAAGTGTTTTGCAGGAGATCCAAGCAGTGGGTCGTGAAGCAGATTTTTATTCCACACACCACCCAGTTCATTGACACACTTGTCACAAGTGTCATAACCAGAAGACGAAACCCAACGATTCTATATAAGGTTTCAACATCCTCACTTGCCCTGCCCCAGCCTGCGCTGCCACCTAACATTGCACCAGTGCCAAAACCACCAAAGGAGGCGGCAGTGGCTGAATTAAAAAGGCGCTTCTGA